Genomic DNA from Oryzias melastigma strain HK-1 unplaced genomic scaffold, ASM292280v2 sc01079, whole genome shotgun sequence:
CAGCACGTCCTCCTCTGGTTCACCTGCTGCGTTGGGCCTTCAGAGCGAAAAGCGCTTCGCTGCAGGAGCAGGATTTTCAGTCGAATGTTTTTCCCATGTGGTTGGATGGTTTCGGAACAGGTTAAACTGATGCACGTGGGTGGGTGTGAAACTCTTCTTTGCTGCCTGCCTCCTACACAAAACTTCGTGACAGTTGGGAGAGACATAAACAAAGCAGATGTATATTGGtggaacaaaacaacaaacattaaaaaagtacatcagagctgcaaaaatattcaattaagAAGGAAGGAACTGAtttatttaacagattttttgtaAAGCTTGGGCAACAACAAAGCACTTTCAGTCATAACATGAAACATTTCAGCGTAACAGGtgacagaaacagaacaaatgCAGCTTATTTCAAAAGAAATCAACCAAACTGAGTCACTTCAGTCCAAAATTATCACATATTTTCATCACTTagctttaaaaatgagtttacAACATTGCAACATTACTGTGTAATattgtgttgctgtttttttgcaatgctttcgtgtatttatatttcaatatttcagcatcttcaagcTAGCTAGGCCCTctgataaataaatgtgtgttaatGTCAGAGTGAtgtgttttctttctcctttctgttgtattttaatGCGACGCGTGGGCGGCACAGAGCTGAGATCCGTGCAGGAGAGCGAGGAGCTGCTGGTGAAGGTGGCTGCCACCATCAACAACCTGTCATTCTACCTGGAAGAAAGCTCAGAGATCAGATGCGATCGTCTCTCGACAGCAAAGCGTAAGACCAGAAGACGGTTAAAGATGGTGTTTCTCTGCTTCACTCCTCTTTGATTCGTGTTGTTTTGGGCGCCGCAgtgatgctgaagctgatgatgAGCTCCAGCATGGACGCCACGCTGGAGGCCACTCGCATTTTTGGCAACCTGTCGCATCACAAGGACGTGCGGGACTTTATCATGCAGAACAAAGGTGCATGCGCTTCGACAATCTGTCGTTTCTGCTCTCAAGTCCAAAACATCATACGCTGTAAAAAGGGAAGCGTTAAATCAATTAACTAAAgctcaaaaatttaatttgatgaaaacaaaatgcagttgatccaatatttcactttttacagtgtaggatATCAAAACCAGTTAAATCATCCAAACCCACAAAGATAAGGTATCAGTTGATGAGATATGATGAGGTAACAGATGTAGGTTGGCATTTTCGCCCTgaattttgtgttgtttttaaagcaaaaaaagctgCACGACATTTGCACAaaccttttttcctgtttttaaatctttctcTGCTGGTAAATTGATCTCAGATCAAACAACAAATGCAGActttcagtttcagcttttGGTGTTGTGTAGGTGTGAAATCATGAAACTCGTTCTCTTTGATAGTCCTTCAGACGCACCGGATCATTTGACATAAATGCAACAGAAGCCAattttgaaatgtcatttttttaattgtacacattttgaaggatttgcaatgattgcatcatttttttaactattcacAATGAAAAGGTCAGATTTGTTTTAACTCAAATATGTAAATCATGTTATTAATATCTTCAGCTGAGGACACACgagtcaaagtcgaggcccgggggccggatccggccctctgggtaattctatcggccctccagatcattttattttattgttatatgtttatcttgtgtttatttttaacttgtataattttgacaaaatatattgttatagagagtaaattattgaaagttgtttaaggtttaagttgatttcttctggaataatattactaactttttattattcgtgattatgttaaaaagttacggttttaaagttttacaaattgtcatttttagatttttttttttgattttttaagctatttagctaatatttcagttgtatcctagctgttttgactaccggtaatttcgtttttttttcagctacatctactgtttaggctaatttaggcttttcctTTTAAGTcttctttaggctgttttggaattacGTAAATATTAACACGCTAGCTGGTTTGaataacttagactttttttttttttttttt
This window encodes:
- the LOC112141966 gene encoding armadillo repeat-containing protein 2 (The sequence of the model RefSeq protein was modified relative to this genomic sequence to represent the inferred CDS: added 202 bases not found in genome assembly), with protein sequence MCVNVRVMCFLSPFCCILMRRVGGTELRSVQESEELLVKVAATINNLSFYLEESSEIRCDRLSTAKLMLKLMMSSSMDATLEATRIFGNLSHHKDVRDFIMQNKVHRFVVTLLDSGSAEMCFSACGVLTNLALDPLNRVRLASEGALAKLVDCLGDFGPCDWQLAGQTCQA